In Raphanus sativus cultivar WK10039 chromosome 5, ASM80110v3, whole genome shotgun sequence, the following proteins share a genomic window:
- the LOC108831593 gene encoding septum-promoting GTP-binding protein 1 — translation MAQSCLKIVRLNNLKNRVNRRILILRRYTRLLWSRIVAFAPRKSRRYLLLSRAATPSPSVSRPQPPPIPAVETGGGEFVRRISVHEQDNSHRRSDSDLVSLKISLLGDPEIGKTCFLAKYVGEEKEFEMRELEKGINCTDKMLSMGGARISYSIWELEGAEKSRDLIPMACKDSVAILFMFDLTSRCTLNNVISWYQEARKSNQTAIPVMVGTKFDEFIQLPIDLQWTIASQARTYAKALNATLFFSSASYNINVNKIFKFVTAKLFDLPWTVERNLTIGEPLIDF, via the exons ATGGCTCAGTCATGCCTTAAGATCGTTCGACTCAACAAcctcaagaacagagtgaacCGTAGGATTTTGATTCTCCGTCGATACACTCGGCTTCTCTGGAGCAGAATCGTCGCTTTCGCTCCCAGAAAATCACGGAGATATCTGTTGCTGTCACGCGCCGCCACCCCGTCTCCATCCGTCTCTCGTCCTCAGCCTCCCCCGATCCCCGCCGTGGAAACTGGTGGCGGTGAGTTCGTTCGCCGCATATCGGTACACGAACAAGATAACAGCCACCGGAGATCTGATTCTGATCTGGTTTCTCTGAAGATCAGTCTCTTAGGAGATCCCGAGATCGGAAAAACTTGCTTCCTG GCGAAATATGTTGGTGAGGAGAAAGAATTTGAAATGAGGGAACTGGAGAAAGGGATTAATTGCACGGACAAGATGTTATCCATGGGAGGTGCTCGCATTTCCTATAGTATCTGGGAATTAGAAG GAGCTGAGAAATCACGGGATCTGATCCCCATGGCTTGCAAGGACTCTGTAGCTATTCTCTTCATGTTCGATTTGACTAGTCGTTGCACACTTAACAA TGTGATCAGCTGGTATCAAGAAGCTAGAAAGTCTAATCAG ACTGCGATCCCAGTTATGGTAGGAACCAAGTTTGATGAGTTTATCCAGCTTCCTATTGATCTTCAGTGGACTATTGCTAGCCAG GCGAGAACCTACGCAAAGGCGCTAAACGCGACGCTCTTCTTCTCGAGTGCTTCGTACAACATAAACGTAAATAAGATCTTTAAGTTTGTCACGGCGAAGCTCTTTGACTTACCATGGACGGTGGAGCGGAATCTCACCATCGGAGAACCACTCATCGACTTCTAG